The DNA window CTTCCCGATGATGCGATTGCGCCGGCACGGGCTGCGCTGGCTTTATACCGATGCCCGCCCTATCGACTATTGTGCCCCCATCCTTGCGCCCTCACTTACCGCCGACGACCTACCTGGGGTGGTCAAGGCGGTGCTTGCCGCTGTCCCGGACGTCGACCTTCTGTATTGCAACCGACTGCCCGATCGGTTTGGACAGCGGCCAAACCCCTTTGTTCGTCTCCCCAATGCGGCTCGCCTTCGGCTTTCGGCGTGGATACTCGATCTGGCTGGTCGTAGCACTGATGATGTCGTCGCAGCCCGCCATACTAATTTTCGTGCCAATCTTCGTCGCCGAACACAAAAGCTTGCCCAGGCACACCAGCGAAAATTCTCTCTGGCCATGGGCGCAGAGATAGATGAATCCGACATCGCAGCTTTTAGGGAGCTGAGAGCAGCAAGCACCGAAGAAAAGGGACGTACCGACATCCTCGCGCAGGATGACTGGTCGGATCTTTATCTCGGCCTTCTCAAAGGCGAAGGCGGTACGTGCCAAGGCTGGCTCGCCAAGCTTGAAGCCGACGGCGAACCAATTGCTTATCTATTCGGCATCTGCGATGCGCGACACGTCGTGGCAACATTGCCGGCCTCAAAACTGGGGGCCTGGAAACTCTATTCGCCAGGGCTCCAGCTATTTGCCGACACCATCGAGCACTTCCGGGCAACCGGTTATGATTGCTTCGATCTTTCAATCGGCGATATGGACTACAAGCGACGTTTCGGTTGTGAGGAAGTCGCGCTTTACGATGCGCTCTTCGCCAAAACGCTCACAGGCCGGATTTACTATCTCCTCTGGCGGCTCAAGATCGCCCTCCGTGCCCGCATGAAGACCATCGCCGAGACTAATGCCGAAACAGGCAAGGCGGAAAGGCCAATTAAAAAAAGCCCATAGGCTGCTTGACGCGCTGGAAACGCCGCCGCACGTTCCGTTGCGCGGCAGATCTCGATATCTGCGCGGAACGGAGATTTCAGGCGATGCGGACGGTTGTCATTCCGGGAACGGACATCAGAACATCGCCGATTGGTATGGGTTGCGCGTCGCTTGGCTCTCGTATCTCGCCAGCGCAAGGCCAGCGAATGCTGGAGGCAGCCTTCGAAACAGGCGTCACCTGGTACGACGTCGCGCCATCCTATGGCGCTGGTCGGGCGGAAGAAATCTTGGCTCCCTTCGTAGCAGCTCATCGCGACCGCCTATTCCTCTGCTCGAAGGCCGGCCTCGTGCCGCCGAAAAACAACGGGCTGATGCGGCTTGCCTATGATCTTGGACGGCCGGTTGTGGCAGTTGCACGCGGGCTGTCGCGACGCTTCCGCTCGATCAAGGCGACACGCAACCGGCGCGTATCTCTCTCTGGCGACTTTCTAGAGACGTCCATCGCGTCTTCGCTGAAACGCCTCCGTACCGACCACCTCGACGTCTTCGCGTTACATGATCCCAATCCTGCCGACTTGGAGCGGGACGACGTCATCCGCGCGCTCGAGCGGATTGTGGAGCGGGGCCATGCGCGCCACGTGTCGATGGCCGGTTCGCTCGACGCGGTTCTTTCAGCAGCTGCGCTGCCGGTGTTTACCTTCTTCCAGATCGCCGACGATCCGGAGGGCCGACAGCTTCCGGCGTTGCGGGATGCGCTCGACCGCCCGGCTGGCTTCATTACCCATTCAGTGCTCGGCGTCGGCGGCGCCCGTGATCGAATGATAAGCCAGCTAAAAAAACATCCCGCGCTGGCCGCCGAGGTAACCGCCGCCGGCTACAGTGGTTCACCGGCAGCGGTCGCTGCGACCCTCCTGATACGGCGAGCTTTCGCTGTCAATCCAGATGGCGTGGTGCTGTCCTCGATGTTCTCAGGAAGCCATCTAGCCGATAATGTGAAACTCGCTGCCGAGCCGCTCGACAAAGCAGCCGCGCAACTCGCCGAGAGAGTCCTATTGACCCCTTGAAGCCATCCATTCGGCTACCGATAGCTAAGGAATAAAGGGGAAATCGTTGATCTCTGCATCCTTAACCACTCCGCCAATCACCGAACACGACATCTGCGTTGTCGGGTCCGGCCCAGCAGGACTCGTTTTGGCACTCGAGGCGGCGCAACGCGGCAAACGGGTATTGGTGCTGGAATCCGGTTCGGTACATCCTGACCGGCTGCAGCAGGCCCTATCCGACGCCGATATCGTCAATCCTGCGCTGCACGATGACATGTCGATCGCCGTTGCCCGGCAACTCGGTGGCACCTCAAATCTTTGGGCGGTGCGTTGCCAGCCGTTTGATCCCATCGATTTCGAGGCGCGCCCCAGCCTTATCGATGCCAATTGGCCTATCCGCTACGAGGATATCGTTCCCTATTACGACCGAGCCGTCGATTACCTCACGGCTGGCGCCAATGTATTCCGGGCACCGATCGCCGGTATCGACATTAGCGACGAAGCCGTCGACTACACGCGCCTCGAACGTTTCTCGCGCGTCGCCGCCTTCCAAAAAGCACATGCCGGGGAGATCGAGCGTTCGACGTTGATTGACGTTCGCCTCGGGGCCACCGTCGTCGATATGACCTTCGAAGGCGGCCGCATCACCAGTCTGACAGTGGCCGACCGCGATGGTACGCGGCGTAGCCTGCCAGTGGGGACCGTCGTGTTGGCTGCCGGCGGCCTCGAAAGCACCCGGCAGTTATTGGTTCTCCAGCGCAAGCACCCTGACTTGTTGGGTGGCATGGATGGACCGCTCGGCCGCTATTACATGGGCCATGTCATTGGTGAAGTGGCTGACGTCACCTTCTCCACCGACGCCTTTGATGCCGCCTACGACTTCTACATTGACGAATACGGCTCCTATGCCCGCCGACGGCTGATCCCGTCCGACGCGGCGCAACGGGAGCAGCGCCTGCTCAACGTCTCCTTCTGGCCGGTGGTGCCTCCGGTCGCCGACTCCCGGCACAAGAGTGGCCTCCTGTCGATGGTGTGCTTCGCTTTTGCTCTGAAGCCTCTTGGCAGACTGGTCATCGCCGAGGCGATCCGGAAGAGACACATACCCGACGACCTGGCCATCTGGCCGCATATTGTCAACATTGTCAGTGACTTGCCACGTACTGTACTGAGCCTGACGCGCTTTCTTTATCGGCGCTACATCGCCAAGCCTCCGACGCCCGGCTTCTTTGCTCGAAATGCTGCGCGGCGATATGGCTTGTCCTATCACGCCGAACAGAGCCCTCAGCCCGACAGCCGTGTCACACTCACGGACGACTTCGACCGGCTGGGTGTTCCAAAACTCCGGATCGACTACCGCTTCGCGCGCGCCGACGCCGAGGCAGTGTGGCGCGCTCATGAGCACCTGGCCGGGTGGCTGTCGCGCAATGGCGTTGGCCACCTTGAGTATCGTCAGCCCCCAGAAGAGACGGTTGATGCCATCCTGGCGCTGGCCTCCCATGGAACGCACCAGATCGGCACGGCCCGCATGGCTTCCCGTCCGGAGGACGGTGTCGTCGACGAGAATCTTCGTTGCTTCGGCGTCGACAATCTCTATGTCGCCAGCTCGGCCGTATTCCCCACATCGGGCCAATGCAATCCAACGCTCAGCATTGCCGCCTTCGCGGTGCGGCTAGCCGAACACCTCTGCGATGGAGAACGGCCATGATCGAAATCCATCGTTTCCTCGACATTCCCATTAGTGCCGGGTCGATCGACGACATCGTTCGCCTGATCGTTGACGCGGCGCGCGGGGATCGAACCACCGTGCTGGTGACCCCGAATGTCCATCACGTGGTGGCGCTCGACCAGCAACTTCCCATGGAGACCGTTGCCGTCTACCGCTCCGCCGATCTTTTCCTCTGTGACAGCAAGGTGCTCGCTCGCCTTGGTCGTTGGAGTCACCTCGAATTGACGCCACGCACCGGCACCGACCGAGTGGCCGACGTGTTGGCGGCGCCTGGCAATCGTGACC is part of the Pleomorphomonas sp. PLEO genome and encodes:
- a CDS encoding GNAT family N-acetyltransferase; protein product: MGMARSEGNWLVDIHDGVDHLEDNWSALAGPDNATPFQSYGFMRLVFRALLANHVGEPVVALVRSQDGRPVALFPMMRLRRHGLRWLYTDARPIDYCAPILAPSLTADDLPGVVKAVLAAVPDVDLLYCNRLPDRFGQRPNPFVRLPNAARLRLSAWILDLAGRSTDDVVAARHTNFRANLRRRTQKLAQAHQRKFSLAMGAEIDESDIAAFRELRAASTEEKGRTDILAQDDWSDLYLGLLKGEGGTCQGWLAKLEADGEPIAYLFGICDARHVVATLPASKLGAWKLYSPGLQLFADTIEHFRATGYDCFDLSIGDMDYKRRFGCEEVALYDALFAKTLTGRIYYLLWRLKIALRARMKTIAETNAETGKAERPIKKSP
- a CDS encoding aldo/keto reductase, which translates into the protein MRTVVIPGTDIRTSPIGMGCASLGSRISPAQGQRMLEAAFETGVTWYDVAPSYGAGRAEEILAPFVAAHRDRLFLCSKAGLVPPKNNGLMRLAYDLGRPVVAVARGLSRRFRSIKATRNRRVSLSGDFLETSIASSLKRLRTDHLDVFALHDPNPADLERDDVIRALERIVERGHARHVSMAGSLDAVLSAAALPVFTFFQIADDPEGRQLPALRDALDRPAGFITHSVLGVGGARDRMISQLKKHPALAAEVTAAGYSGSPAAVAATLLIRRAFAVNPDGVVLSSMFSGSHLADNVKLAAEPLDKAAAQLAERVLLTP
- a CDS encoding FAD-dependent oxidoreductase, giving the protein MISASLTTPPITEHDICVVGSGPAGLVLALEAAQRGKRVLVLESGSVHPDRLQQALSDADIVNPALHDDMSIAVARQLGGTSNLWAVRCQPFDPIDFEARPSLIDANWPIRYEDIVPYYDRAVDYLTAGANVFRAPIAGIDISDEAVDYTRLERFSRVAAFQKAHAGEIERSTLIDVRLGATVVDMTFEGGRITSLTVADRDGTRRSLPVGTVVLAAGGLESTRQLLVLQRKHPDLLGGMDGPLGRYYMGHVIGEVADVTFSTDAFDAAYDFYIDEYGSYARRRLIPSDAAQREQRLLNVSFWPVVPPVADSRHKSGLLSMVCFAFALKPLGRLVIAEAIRKRHIPDDLAIWPHIVNIVSDLPRTVLSLTRFLYRRYIAKPPTPGFFARNAARRYGLSYHAEQSPQPDSRVTLTDDFDRLGVPKLRIDYRFARADAEAVWRAHEHLAGWLSRNGVGHLEYRQPPEETVDAILALASHGTHQIGTARMASRPEDGVVDENLRCFGVDNLYVASSAVFPTSGQCNPTLSIAAFAVRLAEHLCDGERP